A single Pseudomonas sp. HN11 DNA region contains:
- a CDS encoding PIG-L deacetylase family protein, whose translation MSRKQQLLKRHRRNKRVGLLIGLVLLVVIGVWVAWWLPLVLGVLAWIAHEAWFADHLFYAPNEDYQYRFSADAEVVGVRLDGGRLLLDSPLDADTTLVLAIRVRSRWLGRFLDPAVEILGGVSPDRQAFERGVNGVRYLNLSGLALALSAGELQLRTRYCRLLDAPRLWSWATPDYSAQRVMVIAPHADDAELAAFGLYGRADKPWVVTLTAGEIEAEHYQQMGLDPVEASRIKGRLRAWDSIAVPRWAGVPEAHCVQLGYFCLQLPAMRATPDQPVASREANLSDIRLFRRFNPFALPADQDGLPTWNNLLADLRQLLLTARPEVIVLPHPVLDPHPDHICAQQAVAEALQGLEWQPTTVLGYANHLHDNDRWPMGDAGAGIALPPQFDDGMELTPCSLSLSLEEQRDKAMALGMMHDLQPAPPFKRRVRRWLQRLLAGRAPSPYGENEFFRKAVRRHELFWRLGKEK comes from the coding sequence ATGAGCCGCAAACAGCAATTACTCAAGCGCCATCGACGCAACAAGCGCGTCGGTCTGTTGATTGGCTTGGTGCTGCTGGTGGTGATCGGTGTCTGGGTGGCCTGGTGGTTGCCGTTGGTGCTCGGCGTGCTGGCGTGGATCGCCCATGAGGCGTGGTTTGCCGATCATTTGTTTTATGCGCCCAATGAGGATTATCAGTATCGCTTTTCGGCGGATGCCGAAGTGGTGGGCGTTCGTCTCGACGGCGGACGGCTGCTGCTTGACTCGCCGCTGGACGCGGATACGACGCTGGTGTTGGCGATCCGGGTCAGAAGCCGTTGGTTGGGGCGCTTCCTGGACCCTGCCGTTGAGATTCTGGGTGGCGTCAGTCCCGATCGACAGGCATTCGAGCGCGGTGTGAATGGCGTTCGCTATCTCAACCTCAGTGGCTTGGCCCTGGCTTTGTCGGCAGGCGAGCTGCAGTTGCGCACACGTTATTGCCGGTTGCTGGATGCACCCCGTTTGTGGTCCTGGGCGACGCCTGATTACTCGGCGCAACGGGTGATGGTCATCGCCCCCCATGCTGACGATGCGGAACTCGCCGCTTTCGGGCTCTACGGGCGGGCCGACAAACCCTGGGTCGTCACCCTCACCGCCGGTGAAATCGAAGCTGAACACTATCAGCAAATGGGCCTGGACCCGGTCGAAGCGTCACGCATCAAGGGGCGTCTGCGTGCCTGGGACAGCATCGCCGTACCTCGCTGGGCCGGGGTGCCCGAGGCGCATTGCGTGCAATTGGGTTACTTCTGCCTGCAATTGCCGGCAATGCGCGCGACGCCGGATCAGCCGGTCGCTTCGCGCGAAGCGAACCTCTCGGATATCCGCCTGTTCCGCCGGTTCAACCCGTTTGCGCTGCCCGCTGACCAGGATGGCCTACCCACCTGGAACAACCTGTTGGCCGACTTGCGCCAATTGCTGCTCACGGCACGTCCCGAAGTGATTGTATTACCCCATCCGGTTCTCGACCCTCACCCGGACCACATCTGTGCGCAACAAGCGGTCGCCGAGGCGCTGCAGGGGCTGGAATGGCAACCGACCACTGTGTTGGGCTACGCCAACCACCTGCATGACAACGACCGTTGGCCCATGGGCGATGCGGGGGCGGGCATTGCGTTGCCACCGCAGTTCGACGATGGGATGGAATTGACGCCGTGCAGTCTATCGCTGTCGCTGGAGGAGCAGCGGGACAAGGCCATGGCGTTGGGGATGATGCATGATCTGCAACCGGCGCCGCCGTTCAAGCGTCGTGTGCGGCGCTGGCTGCAGCGTTTACTGGCGGGGCGCGCGCCGTCGCCATACGGTGAGAATGAATTTTTCCGTAAAGCCGTACGACGGCATGAGTTGTTCTGGCGTTTGGGAAAGGAAAAGTAA
- a CDS encoding glycosyltransferase family protein, with translation MKVLFLVQKEQRAILDRLYEGVAEHCDCDIRWLSSDEQRNLRGYFRREVDVTRYDRIVFFLRFKQEIRQVAFIRTIPNLVILEHDAYQNYIPCKYTGKFSAHYRRLPWARVISSGHMVTERLRAEGFDAVFVPKGYDQALLQPQDRERDIELAFVGSTNSVAYSGRKALLDELSQVEPLVVTRTKSGEEYCATLNRIRFFVSADVGMGEYMIKNFEAMACGCVLLAFDQGAEENAALGFKDMVNVVFYRDIPHLQEKLAVLRSNPQLAVDIARSGQDLAVSQFSFARIGERIVEVLHPPLRPRAPLRLLERLRLKLGV, from the coding sequence ATGAAAGTCTTGTTTCTGGTGCAGAAAGAACAGCGCGCCATCCTGGACCGTTTGTACGAAGGTGTGGCCGAGCATTGCGACTGTGATATCCGCTGGCTGAGCAGTGACGAGCAACGCAACCTGCGCGGTTACTTCCGGCGCGAAGTCGACGTGACCCGCTACGATCGTATTGTGTTCTTCCTGCGCTTCAAGCAGGAAATCCGCCAGGTCGCGTTTATCCGCACGATCCCGAACCTGGTGATCCTCGAGCACGATGCTTATCAGAACTATATTCCCTGCAAGTACACCGGCAAGTTCAGCGCTCATTACCGCCGCTTGCCGTGGGCGCGGGTAATCAGCTCCGGCCATATGGTGACCGAGCGCCTGCGTGCGGAAGGCTTTGACGCGGTTTTCGTGCCCAAGGGCTATGACCAGGCGCTGCTGCAGCCACAGGACCGTGAGCGCGATATCGAACTGGCGTTTGTCGGCAGCACCAATAGCGTGGCCTATAGCGGTCGCAAGGCGTTGCTCGATGAATTGTCACAGGTGGAGCCTCTGGTCGTAACGCGCACCAAGTCCGGTGAAGAGTACTGCGCGACGCTCAACCGCATCCGGTTTTTCGTCAGTGCCGATGTGGGCATGGGCGAGTATATGATCAAGAACTTCGAAGCCATGGCCTGCGGCTGCGTGCTGCTGGCGTTCGACCAAGGCGCTGAGGAAAACGCGGCACTCGGGTTCAAGGACATGGTCAACGTAGTGTTCTACAGGGACATCCCGCACTTGCAGGAAAAGCTCGCGGTGTTGCGGTCCAACCCGCAACTGGCCGTCGATATTGCCCGCAGTGGGCAGGACCTGGCCGTCAGCCAGTTCAGTTTTGCGCGTATCGGCGAACGTATTGTAGAAGTGCTTCACCCGCCTCTGCGACCGCGCGCGCCATTGAGACTTTTGGAAAGGTTGCGTCTGAAGCTGGGCGTTTGA
- a CDS encoding glycosyltransferase family 2 protein has product MRFSDQSDITLVVTSCGRFDLLERTLKSFDLFNTADIREVFITEDSGDEAVRRAIPEHWNSHCTFFINRPKLGQLASIDLAYGAVKTSYIFHCEDDWAFYRPGFVEDSKTVLEQRPDILQVWLRNYVYDLQVHSPYIHLGPRELIGGVPCYSLLSDKPEWQGFSLNPGLRRIKEYWLCAPYAGFGGEKGLSKRYAQLNLAAVTLEGDAVLHTGFGLHVATASERLHKARRKRRERIKLVFALVLGAAIGWLIG; this is encoded by the coding sequence ATGCGGTTCTCTGATCAAAGTGACATAACGCTTGTAGTCACCAGCTGTGGTCGTTTTGACCTGCTGGAGCGTACGCTCAAGAGCTTTGACCTTTTCAACACCGCAGATATACGCGAAGTCTTCATTACTGAGGACTCCGGTGATGAAGCGGTTCGCCGCGCAATTCCCGAGCACTGGAACAGTCATTGCACTTTCTTTATCAATCGTCCAAAGCTTGGGCAGCTGGCATCCATCGACTTGGCATACGGAGCGGTCAAGACGTCTTATATCTTTCATTGCGAAGACGATTGGGCGTTTTATCGACCAGGGTTTGTCGAGGATTCCAAGACCGTACTCGAGCAGCGCCCGGATATTCTTCAAGTCTGGTTGCGCAACTACGTTTATGACCTGCAGGTGCACAGCCCCTATATCCATCTGGGGCCACGCGAGCTGATTGGTGGCGTGCCTTGCTATTCTTTGTTGTCTGATAAGCCGGAGTGGCAGGGATTCTCCTTGAACCCGGGCTTACGGCGCATCAAGGAATATTGGTTGTGTGCCCCTTATGCCGGGTTCGGAGGGGAAAAAGGGCTTTCCAAGCGTTACGCGCAGCTCAACCTGGCCGCTGTGACGCTGGAAGGCGATGCGGTCTTGCATACCGGTTTCGGTTTGCATGTGGCCACGGCGTCGGAGCGTTTGCACAAGGCGAGGCGTAAGCGACGAGAGCGAATCAAACTGGTGTTCGCGCTGGTACTGGGGGCCGCAATCGGCTGGTTGATCGGTTAG